In Bacillota bacterium, one DNA window encodes the following:
- a CDS encoding glycosyltransferase → MKLLFASTGLAYGGAETQLVRLATRLKTRGWEVKIVSMLPPAAYIEELKAAGIPVESLGMRRGVPDPRALFRLGRILRHEWPQVVHSHMVHANLLARLARVLAPIPVLVCTAHNINEGGRCRELAYRLTDFLCDLTTQVSRAGLERYVRVGAVPEGKICFIPNGVDTERFSPAPEARARLWRELGLNNAFAWLAVGRFEFQKDYPTMLRAFASVAEKHKNAILLVAGQGPQRKEMEHLAKELGIGERVRFLGVRRDIPELMNAADAYVMSSLWEGMPMVLLEAGAVGLPVVATDVGGNREVVRDGGSGLLVPPGNPQILARAMLRMMELPAAERRKMGERGREHVVAHYSLEKVVDQWEALYRELLAKKGCTIRGK, encoded by the coding sequence GTGAAGCTTCTTTTTGCCTCTACTGGCCTTGCCTATGGCGGCGCGGAAACCCAGCTGGTGCGTTTGGCCACCCGCCTCAAGACCCGGGGCTGGGAAGTAAAAATAGTCTCTATGCTCCCGCCAGCGGCTTACATAGAGGAACTGAAAGCGGCGGGGATACCTGTCGAGTCGCTCGGTATGCGCCGTGGGGTGCCGGACCCTCGAGCCTTATTTCGTCTAGGACGCATCCTCCGGCACGAATGGCCGCAGGTGGTCCACAGCCACATGGTCCACGCCAACTTGCTCGCGCGCCTTGCCCGGGTACTGGCCCCTATTCCCGTCTTAGTTTGCACAGCCCACAACATTAACGAAGGGGGCCGCTGCCGGGAGCTTGCATACCGCCTCACCGACTTCCTCTGCGACCTTACAACTCAAGTAAGCCGGGCCGGCCTTGAGCGTTACGTGCGGGTTGGGGCCGTTCCGGAAGGGAAGATTTGCTTTATTCCTAACGGCGTGGATACAGAGCGCTTTTCCCCTGCTCCTGAAGCCCGGGCGAGGCTCTGGAGAGAGCTAGGGCTTAATAACGCTTTTGCCTGGCTCGCGGTGGGGCGTTTCGAGTTCCAAAAAGACTATCCCACCATGCTCCGGGCCTTTGCCTCGGTAGCAGAAAAGCATAAGAACGCTATTTTGCTTGTCGCCGGGCAGGGGCCACAGCGAAAGGAGATGGAACATCTCGCCAAGGAACTCGGCATTGGGGAGAGAGTCCGCTTTTTGGGTGTGCGTAGGGACATACCTGAGCTCATGAATGCGGCCGATGCCTACGTGATGTCCTCGCTTTGGGAAGGGATGCCGATGGTGCTCCTTGAGGCGGGGGCGGTGGGGCTGCCCGTGGTGGCGACCGATGTCGGCGGGAACCGGGAAGTAGTGCGAGACGGGGGAAGCGGCCTCCTCGTCCCACCCGGAAATCCTCAGATTCTGGCGCGGGCCATGCTGCGGATGATGGAGCTTCCTGCTGCGGAGCGTCGGAAGATGGGGGAGCGCGGCCGGGAGCATGTGGTCGCTCATTATTCTCTGGAGAAAGTCGTGGACCAGTGGGAGGCGCTTTACAGGGAGCTTCTGGCGAAGAAGGGCTGTACCATACGAGGAAAATAG
- a CDS encoding formyltransferase family protein — protein MTSRIAIITNGNYFSRLILEDVFNNPEIEICCVIVITGDYKARSGLRALLALSFSTAFPYLIYKVFLYVIFKVAKIFFRWAKFGVVDLLEGTSIPLKFALDVNSDNVKKILKKVAPDLLISVSCPQQVSVEILEIPTVNSINIHSSLLPKYAGLAPYYWVLCNGEKLSGTTVHYMSPKLDEGNILVQSKIEVPPGISTFQLFRTLALEGRKILPEAVKLALQRHPGYKQESSERSYYSLPTLRSYLKLKTRGHSLLKFGEILSVFEEELQRSKIDVLSDEEKS, from the coding sequence ATGACTAGCCGAATTGCTATTATTACAAATGGGAATTATTTTTCAAGGTTAATCTTAGAGGACGTATTTAATAACCCAGAAATTGAGATTTGTTGCGTTATTGTGATTACCGGTGATTATAAAGCAAGGTCGGGATTGCGGGCTCTTTTGGCACTTAGTTTTTCTACTGCTTTTCCATATCTAATATATAAAGTTTTTCTCTACGTAATATTTAAGGTGGCGAAGATTTTTTTTAGGTGGGCGAAGTTTGGAGTTGTTGACTTATTGGAAGGGACATCTATTCCTTTGAAATTTGCACTAGATGTGAATAGTGATAATGTAAAAAAGATACTTAAAAAAGTAGCACCGGACTTGTTAATTTCAGTTAGCTGTCCACAACAAGTAAGTGTTGAGATTTTAGAAATCCCGACAGTAAATAGCATTAATATCCATTCTTCACTTCTGCCTAAGTATGCAGGGCTCGCGCCTTATTATTGGGTATTGTGTAACGGAGAAAAACTAAGCGGTACGACGGTTCATTATATGTCTCCTAAATTAGACGAAGGCAACATTTTAGTGCAAAGTAAAATCGAAGTTCCCCCAGGGATCAGCACTTTTCAATTATTTAGAACATTAGCGTTGGAAGGTCGGAAAATCTTACCAGAAGCAGTTAAATTAGCACTTCAACGTCACCCAGGATATAAGCAAGAATCTTCGGAACGTTCTTATTATTCCTTGCCGACTTTACGCTCATACTTGAAACTCAAGACTCGCGGTCATTCTTTACTAAAGTTTGGGGAGATTTTATCAGTATTTGAAGAAGAACTACAGCGCTCTAAAATAGATGTTCTTAGTGATGAGGAAAAGAGTTAA
- a CDS encoding glycosyltransferase family 4 protein — translation MNVRQAIKVAALTGGEHVPSARFRVRQLIPALSRYGVEMHEFIPSISKYPPELKWLRPFWGVAALAARVPAVLATHRYDVVFLQRELISTFLTLEPLAKRPRVLDVDDAIFLHRGGRFAKRLAQLSDLIICGNDFLAEHFSQWNKNITVIPTAIDTRRYTPRAQNRNSQDKLVIGWTGTSGNFKYLYQIEGALEKVIKTLPNVVFRVIADKEPKFRGVPKERFEFVQWSPETEVPSVQTMTVGIMPLADTEWERGKCSYKMLQYMACGIPVVVSPVGMNAQVLSLGNVGFAAKSRDEWEDALLTMLSLDDREREKMGMVGRRIVEEHYSIDVMAPRLARKIKQLVS, via the coding sequence ATGAATGTGCGGCAGGCGATAAAGGTTGCTGCACTAACAGGAGGAGAACATGTGCCTTCTGCTCGCTTTCGAGTGCGACAGCTGATCCCAGCATTATCACGGTACGGAGTGGAGATGCACGAATTTATTCCTTCTATATCCAAGTATCCGCCCGAATTGAAATGGCTTCGCCCATTTTGGGGTGTCGCAGCTCTCGCCGCGCGCGTTCCCGCTGTGCTGGCGACACATCGTTACGATGTCGTATTTCTTCAACGAGAGCTGATTTCTACCTTTCTGACTCTTGAGCCCCTGGCCAAACGTCCACGTGTGCTAGATGTGGATGATGCAATTTTTTTGCACCGGGGTGGAAGATTTGCAAAACGGTTAGCTCAATTATCGGATTTGATTATTTGTGGTAATGACTTCCTTGCAGAACATTTTTCTCAATGGAATAAAAATATTACCGTTATTCCAACGGCCATAGATACACGACGTTATACACCAAGAGCCCAGAATCGCAACTCACAGGATAAGCTCGTGATTGGATGGACAGGGACCAGCGGGAATTTCAAATATTTATATCAAATCGAAGGGGCTCTAGAGAAGGTTATAAAAACATTACCAAATGTAGTTTTTCGTGTGATCGCCGATAAGGAACCCAAGTTCCGAGGAGTGCCCAAGGAAAGATTCGAATTTGTCCAATGGTCCCCAGAAACAGAAGTTCCAAGTGTGCAAACTATGACCGTTGGCATCATGCCACTTGCCGACACTGAATGGGAAAGAGGTAAATGTAGTTATAAGATGCTCCAATACATGGCTTGTGGCATACCGGTTGTGGTCTCACCAGTCGGAATGAATGCTCAAGTGTTATCACTGGGGAATGTTGGCTTTGCGGCAAAATCGCGGGACGAATGGGAAGATGCACTGCTTACGATGTTGTCGTTGGACGATAGGGAACGAGAAAAGATGGGAATGGTCGGGCGACGTATTGTGGAAGAACACTATAGCATTGATGTGATGGCACCGCGTCTTGCACGGAAAATAAAACAGTTGGTGTCATGA
- a CDS encoding glycosyltransferase family 4 protein: MIKVLHVVGDSKFGGGSVIVLRLAEKARDMGWQVDVLTTDPTFKKVLQDAGIGVVKLDAVWREIRPLRDLRGVFRLYRFFRESEYSVVHTHTSKGGFVGRLAAWLARVPVVIHTVHGFAFHEETHPLVLHFVAFLERLAARWCDRIVTVSEFHRKWALRLRIGNEDKVVAIPNGIPEERVLPKKEREEVRAELGLGPEEIAILATGRLAPQKGLEYLVQAVPLLFSRIECPFKVFLAGDGPLRLYLEELIKRLGVENRIIFLGFRDDMGDLLAACDLVVLPSLREGLSIALLEAMAAGKPIITTTIGSNLEVVQHGVTALLVPSKDPGALAEAITSLLRDPELMQRLGSRAREVYLERYTEERMLMDYINTYKKVYEAKKSNGAFSYD; this comes from the coding sequence GTGATAAAAGTATTACATGTGGTAGGGGACTCAAAGTTTGGTGGGGGCTCTGTAATTGTTTTACGACTTGCGGAAAAGGCGCGGGATATGGGATGGCAGGTTGATGTCCTTACCACTGATCCTACCTTTAAAAAAGTTCTCCAGGATGCCGGGATTGGGGTTGTTAAATTAGACGCAGTATGGCGAGAAATACGGCCCCTACGAGATCTAAGAGGAGTTTTCCGCCTGTACAGATTTTTCAGGGAAAGCGAATACTCTGTGGTGCATACTCATACCTCTAAAGGGGGGTTTGTCGGTCGCCTTGCAGCTTGGTTGGCGCGGGTACCAGTGGTGATACATACGGTACACGGATTTGCTTTTCATGAGGAGACCCATCCATTGGTGTTGCACTTTGTTGCTTTTTTGGAGCGTCTGGCTGCCCGCTGGTGTGACCGAATTGTGACCGTAAGTGAGTTTCACCGCAAGTGGGCCTTACGGCTGAGGATTGGAAATGAGGATAAGGTCGTGGCAATTCCAAATGGTATCCCGGAGGAGAGGGTGCTTCCCAAAAAAGAGAGAGAGGAAGTCCGTGCCGAATTGGGGCTAGGCCCTGAGGAGATTGCAATCTTGGCGACGGGAAGATTGGCTCCACAAAAAGGGCTGGAGTACCTTGTCCAGGCTGTACCTCTTTTATTTTCGCGAATTGAATGTCCTTTTAAGGTTTTCCTGGCTGGTGATGGTCCTTTACGTTTGTACCTTGAGGAACTCATAAAGCGGCTTGGAGTCGAAAACCGCATTATTTTTTTAGGTTTTCGCGATGATATGGGCGATTTGTTGGCTGCCTGCGACTTGGTAGTGCTGCCAAGTCTCCGGGAAGGCCTTTCTATTGCTCTGCTTGAGGCGATGGCTGCCGGAAAGCCTATTATTACAACAACTATTGGGAGCAATCTTGAGGTGGTGCAGCACGGTGTTACCGCTCTTTTAGTTCCCTCAAAAGATCCTGGTGCTTTGGCCGAGGCAATTACATCCCTTTTAAGGGATCCCGAGCTTATGCAACGTTTGGGGTCTAGAGCGCGAGAGGTCTATCTGGAGCGATATACCGAAGAGCGCATGTTGATGGATTATATAAATACGTATAAGAAGGTTTACGAAGCAAAAAAATCGAATGGGGCATTCAGTTATGACTAG
- a CDS encoding sugar transferase, with protein MSLSKRAFDLFWATLGLLMLSPLFVVIAVLIKLEDKGPVFFRQERVGYRGKSFRIWKFRTMVIDAEKCGGQLTVGRDPRITRVGYWLRKTKLDELPQLINVLLGEMSLVGPRPEVPLYVSLYTPEQRRVLDLVPGITDPASITYRNESEVLARSGYPEQKYIEEIMPEKIRINLNYAAKATVWSDIWVIIQTIFSLFPPSENRGLDIQG; from the coding sequence ATGAGTCTAAGCAAGCGTGCCTTTGATCTGTTTTGGGCCACCCTGGGGCTTTTGATGCTTTCCCCTTTGTTCGTTGTTATTGCTGTTTTAATCAAGCTTGAGGATAAAGGCCCTGTTTTTTTTCGCCAGGAAAGGGTGGGGTATAGGGGCAAGAGTTTCCGAATTTGGAAGTTTCGTACCATGGTGATTGATGCCGAAAAGTGTGGGGGGCAGCTAACTGTAGGGCGCGATCCCCGTATTACACGTGTTGGTTACTGGTTACGCAAGACGAAGCTGGATGAACTACCCCAACTAATAAACGTGCTTCTCGGTGAAATGAGCCTGGTAGGACCCCGGCCCGAAGTACCCCTGTATGTATCACTTTACACTCCGGAGCAGCGCAGAGTTCTTGATCTGGTTCCCGGAATTACCGATCCAGCTTCAATTACATACCGCAACGAAAGCGAGGTTTTAGCTCGCTCAGGCTACCCTGAACAAAAATATATTGAAGAGATTATGCCCGAAAAAATCAGAATTAATTTAAATTACGCTGCAAAAGCAACGGTTTGGAGCGATATCTGGGTAATTATTCAGACTATTTTCTCTCTGTTTCCACCAAGTGAAAACAGGGGGTTGGATATTCAGGGTTGA